The Macadamia integrifolia cultivar HAES 741 unplaced genomic scaffold, SCU_Mint_v3 scaffold2129, whole genome shotgun sequence genome has a window encoding:
- the LOC122065827 gene encoding transcription factor TCP5-like, translating into MIKNPRNKEFPTKQEGNTIENKMIKASSSSRTWSGLMDPRIVRVSRSFGGKDRHSKVSTIRGLRDRRVRLSVPTAIQLYDLQDMLGLNQPSKVVDWLLNAAKHEIDELPPLQMPSGNFGQYQQQLKVVSEEIDATQSSLVSLVDANTDYAKDDEGHQSSLSSKGGIKFKDDVAVEYKTSLSKSACWTNRRKSKEVARETISEKSNKMKRNEQNNQVVIDGPRVNSSSASCFVNNAMPYNSYYHWEPSNLSLGYSPQTENPDNFNAVSLPSTLSLSSGSQILVHPPIPTPSMIPPYVIAPVDSDPRQVSHIQMLSSASQGLLPNSLTPSIYSINPTMRPFFSTPPMVVLSQNNNECQPNKDSCGPSGTHTASFFSKKLDIKEN; encoded by the coding sequence ATGATCAAAAATCCTAGAAATAAAGAATTCCCAACAAAGCAGGAAGGCAACACCATTGAAAACAAGATGATCAAAGCATCATCTAGTTCAAGAACATGGTCAGGGctaatggatccaagaattgtaCGTGTTTCCCGTTCCTTTGGAGGAAAAGATAGGCATAGCAAAGTATCCACCATAAGGGGATTGAGAGACAGGCGTGTTAGGCTTTCGGTGCCAACTGCTATTCAGCTTTATGATCTCCAAGATATGCTTGGGCTTAATCAACCTAGCAAGGTTGTGGATTGGTTGCTCAATGCTGCTAAACATGAAATTGATGAACTACCTCCACTCCAAATGCCATCCGGAAACTTTGGTCAATACCAACAACAATTGAAGGTAGTTTCTGAAGAAATTGATGCAACACAATCTTCCCTTGTTTCCCTTGTTGACGCAAATACCGATTATGCAAAGGACGACGAGGGTCATCAGTCTTCATTATCTAGCAAGGGAGGGATAAAGTTCAAAGATGATGTTGCTGTGGAATATAAAACTTCATTATCCAAGTCGGCATGTTGGACTAATAGAAGGAAGAGTAAAGAAGTTGCAAGAGAAACAATTTCTGAGAAAAGTAATAAGATGAAGAGAAATGAGCAGAATAACCAAGTGGTTATTGATGGTCCAAGAGTCAATTCCTCTTCTGCTTCATGCTTTGTTAATAATGCCATGCCATACAATTCCTACTATCACTGGGAGCCTTCAAATTTGTCTTTAGGTTATTCACCTCAAACTGAAAATCCTGATAACTTCAATGCTGTGTCATTGCCCTCTACATTGTCTCTATCATCAGGATCTCAGATATTGGTACATCCACCGATACCAACACCATCTATGATTCCTCCTTATGTTATTGCTCCAGTGGATAGTGATCCGAGACAAGTCAGTCACATTCAGATGTTGAGCTCAGCTTCACAAGGTCTCCTACCAAACTCTCTCACACCATCTATTTACTCAATAAATCCAACCATGAGACCCTTCTTTAGTACACCTCCTATGGTTGTTCTTTCTCAGAACAATAATGAATGTCAACCAAATAAGGACAGCTGTGGCCCTTCAGGAACCCACACAGCaagttttttctcaaaaaagttAGATATCAAAGAAAACTGA